Part of the Lepidochelys kempii isolate rLepKem1 chromosome 8, rLepKem1.hap2, whole genome shotgun sequence genome is shown below.
GAGAATTCAGAATTAGTGCCATTTCACAGAGTTTACCCACAGCAAAGCATATTCTGCATAGCATGTTCAATGCTATAAAATGATAACATTATTATAACAGGGTTTGAATGGAAAGGGATATGGATGAGCAGTTCCTAAGTTAAATAAGTTGAATATAAAAATGAGTGGGTAGGAAAGAAGGAGCAATTGCTTGTAATTACTTGCATAAGTATCTCATTGGCATCAGCTGTGGAAGTGAatgatctggccctaaatgtttACAAGTCCTAAGACCTTCATACAGAATGCTACCTAACTGTAACTGTGTTTAACCAGTATCATCCATTCATTACACATCTGATCATTGGTTTCAGTGGTGCAGATCTGAAAAGCTATTTGAAGTCCATGGTACCACATCTTGAATCTAGCATCAAGTCTAACTCCAGAAATGTGACGTAAGTACTGGACTCTTAGAAATACATAGTAATTATGAACTAAGGCTAGATTGCCATATTTTGTCCTCACAAACAAGTCTATTACATTTTCACTCATGTGTAAAGTACATGATGAACCATAAAATATTTCTAAGATCAAACTACTTTCAATTTCCTagttacaaaaggttttttttttgtttttgtttttgttttttataaatcgGGCATCACCACACAGAGGGTATCAATGGAGTTGAAATaattctttttgttttccttttttccatttcctttttaattgtTTATGGGCAGTTCAGTGGTGCTCAATCACCACACCTATTCATTAATACTTCACTTATATTATTAATGAATTAAAGCCTGACAACACCCTTGTGAAGTAGAGAAATATTaccatccccattttagagagagGGATAACAAATGGCACAgataggtgaagtgacttgcccaaggttacagaaGAAGTTAATGAGTCTTGGAATGAAAACCAGGTCAATCCAGGACTTTCACCACAGACCCTCCATTCTCCTTTTATTTACTTCAAGAACCCTGCTGCTTCTTACTTGTCTGAGTTAAGGGGCAATAGCATGCAACCAATTCATGCAGAGTCCCCCAGAGATTTTATGAGCAAGCTATGCATTTTCATAACATTGAATAATCAATTGTATTCTTTACGTATTCCTAAGAGGCCATTAACCAAAATAACTAAACAGTTAACATTTTGTTTCTTGcattaagtattttttttcttttggtcacCACAGGCTTTCTGCAGAAGAGGTGATGCAGTGGTCCCAGTCTTTGGAAAAGCTTCTTGCCAGCCAAAGTGAGTGTATTTTTTGATCACTACTACTTTCTTATGTTAATCTAGTGAGCTTTCATGCAGACTAAATAAATCTATGAAGCTGTAGCATTCTGTGAATAATGCTAAAAACAATGTCCAATAGCCTTTCAGTAATTCACATCTTCACAGTCACATGGCTACCTATTGTAATATATTGCCTTAACTTTACAGCCCATCCTTTCCATAGGCACAGTGCTACTCCCACTGACGTAAATGGAAATAATCTCATTAAATTCAATGGGGTTGGATCAGATTCCACATGCCCACATTACTCCAAATAATGCGGATAAGAGCTACGTGTGCACTTGGAGCCAAAGTCAGACCATGCAGAAAAGaacagactcccactgacttcagtggcctttggatcagacccttcatTTGCAGTGCAccacaatatatatattacacacacacacacacacacacacacagagtatatttCAGCAAAATCTTATTACTATAATAGGAGACTTCAATGTGACCTTTAtcttaattgtatttattttatcttcCCCAATTTAAGTTATAAATATAACATTATAATTGATTAAGTATTTCTGTTTGCTGTAGGTGGTCAAGGTGCCTTCAGGGAGTTCCTGAAGTCAGAATTCAGTGAGGAGAACAttgagttctggctggcctgtgAGGACTATAAGAAAACCAAGTCTGATCACTTGCGAGACAAGGCAGAGAAGATTTATGAAGAGTTTGTTCAGATAGATGCAGCTAAACAAGTAAGTACAAAGTTAATCTGTACTGTGTTACATATGAAAGATTATGGGAGCTGACAAGGGATAGACGTGGGGCTAGACAAGGACAGATTCATCTTTAATCAAACAGGAAGAGAAGTCATAGGTTCTTATGTTTTCATTTTGTCACCTTCCGCCATACTGCCTTGAGCAGTGAACTCATCAGGTGAAAGTAGTGCTGGGGATTCAACAGGTGGCACTCTTCCCCCTAAGTCGGTATTGATTTGAACAAGATGTTAAGAGCCAGTTCTGCTGATGGAGGTGCTGTCACTTGAATGAGACATGAAACCTGTCTGGATCATTTATGGTCCGTAAAGATTAAAGGACACTTTGGAGAAAAGTAGAAGTGCTCGCATAGGCCACATTCCAAACTAGATGCCTACATCCTACCAAAAAATTCTCCTTCAATTTTAATTGGATATTTTATTCTTCACTTTCTGGCTTAAGTTGTTGTTACTCTTTCTGATCCCTGAAGTGGCTGCATTGCACTAATGAATGGCAATTCCCGTGTAGTGTTTgtatgccattttttttttaagttccatCAATTttgaatgaaaggtgctatttCAGGATAAATTAATTATTGTAGCTTAAAGAAACCTTGGACAGAGTTTTAAGACTGAGAGTCTGTGTTTCAGGAAGACAGTGACAAATATAACGGCAAAAAGTATTTAAAAGATATTAACAAAGTTTGATTTTCTCTTCCTAGATCAATATTGACTATCATACAAGGAAAGCTACAGCTAAAAAGGCTCAAGACCCAACTTTCACGAGTTTTGACGAAGCCCAAAAAACTGTATATGTGCTAATGGAGCGGGACTCATATCCGAGATTCTTGAAATCAGAAGCCTACCGTAATCTTTTAAACACGCTTCAGGTCAACAGTGTTAAGTGAGCAGTTTGATGCCAGGAAAGTCTGAGGGTAGACTATGCATGTCAATTAACCGACAGCAAAGAGGTTGCTCCCTGTGCAACTCGGGCTCAGTGTAGATAAGGGAAACTTCATTCTCTGAAGTGCTGGAGGAAGTGCAGATAGACTATCAGACATGATAAAACCCAACCAGATGAAGGCACCCAAGCTAGGTTTCCAAGCCTGATAGAGTGGAAAGGGGGCGGTCGAGGGGGAGATCCTCTCTACTTTATGCCACTAAACTGAAACTGGATACATAGTTATTAATTAATTGTATCCCACTGTGAATTCTGACATATTAAATCCCACAGGACGGACAACAGTTTGGAAGAGCTAGGATAATACCCTTTATCTGAGCATGATGGGTAAAATAATTGatactgggagaaaaaaaatacttttaaattgTCAATTTTTGTACTAGCTACAGAAATGCATAAAACAGACCAATAAGCCAAATGAGAACTTGTCCAGGCTATGAAGTGTTAATAAATGTGTGCAGTTCTATTGTATTgattaaaatgtattataaaaTGTGACAATTGAGAATAAGTTTATTTTAAGTTATATAAGCTAGATATTACTATTTATGTATTAAGCAAGTAGGTATGTAGCACATTTTTACTATTTAATTTACTGCAAAGTGTGAAATAATGACAAGCAATTCCTAAATTAAAGTTACATGACAAAAGCACAGAAGTTCTATGGTCGCTTTTCCTCTATCATAAGAAGGTTTTGACACCTGAATTAAGGAGGTAAATACTGAAGCACAGCCATCTCGGTTATCGTCTGAAACCTCTTTGTTCTAATATTCTAATTCTTTCTAGATGCCCAATTCTCTTGCATCcattttacactggtataactccatttacttcagtggagattATCCTGATTTACTCAATGTAAAATCAGATTCAGGCTTAAAGTTCCTTCTCATTTTTGCACTTCCCCAACCTTAACAGTTAAGACATTCAACAACTATTGAAACAGAGATGAGAGAAACCATCTGTGCAGAACAACTGCAGAACTCGCACCACATTTCACATTGTTGAATTGTTAAATATTCCAGACCACTCCTGCTTACTTATCAAGGTGACAGTAACTGGTGAGGCTGACCAGCAAATCCCTGCAGTGTTAGTGCTACAGGGTCTTGGTAGATGCTGTGATGGAGTCTAATTTATAATACCAATATTAACAGTAAAGATCATTTACATTTCATTCTGAATCTTGTATTAAATTTGCTCTATAAAATGTGCCATGCTACAGACAGATGAACACCAAAGTGGGCAATGATTACTGGGGAGGGGGCCAAAGCAGAAGATCAAAGTCGTAATCTTACTAAGTAATTCCAAAAGACGATTACTATCGGATCCAGAGTTCAGAGATTTCATGATGGTAAagtttataatgaaaataaataaccATGAAAACGGTTGCCAGTGAGTTCTCTCCGTGCCCAGGATAAAATCTTGTGCTTCCCTCCCTCGCAGTTCTTTTTTATCTCACTGTTTCAGTTTTTCCGTTTTCCAAAACAGCACAATCTTAGACTCTGGGTTTGACTCACACTGCTGAGACCAGGGGGTACACACCCATTGCCTGTGCCAAAGGGAGCAGAAATAACTCGGCCTTAGTCACTCTTTTGAGGAGAGCAGACTGTGTTTACAGTACCACCCCTTGGGGAAGGGCTTTGGGGGTCCAAAGGAATAGGACAACACGtaattttcaaagtaaaataaccaaaagaaaaacaaacaatcatCAAAATTGATAATTGGGAGAAGCAATTAGATAGTAATTAATAATTAACTGCTTCTCTCACGACTAGTTCAAGAAAACCGAATCAAAAGGATGGAATTATTGATTATGTTCATTAATGAGACTGCTCTTAAGGGGTAAATCACAGAATTCACCACAGATTCTTCTTCCTATACACTAAGGGATGCCCCAAAATAAACCATTGAACTTGAAACATATAAAATGTTTATTCAAGTAAtaaaaaatgctaaaagaaaCTAACAATTAGATCACAAGGATTATGCAAATGAGATAACTATAGGGAAAGAAAGGTACATAAAATGAATGATACAATGTAGCAATACTTAAAGCAACCTCTTAACATGGAATTCTTAAAATATAAAGTAAATTAAAACTATATTGAATGGACTATTATAAAACAGTATAAAATTCAAAAAAGCTTGAGCATCAACAACGGTATTCATTTAATTACTTAGGATACTAATAGCATCAACAGGTTGTTTACATTCATTAAGATTCACTAGCAGCTAAGCATTATCGTCATAAATCAACAGCTAAACTTATATATATCAAGTATAATCTTCTTGCACCAGATTACAATAACTAAAATtcaatttattattaaaatatctgaagtaaagaaaaacaattttgatTAAACTAGACATGTTGGTTAGGACAATATAATTGAAAGTAGCGTCAACTGAAACAAAATCTAGCAAAACCATTACTATTACTTTTACTGTTGGTTTAAGAATATAATACTCTGAGGGGTAAGCATGATTCTATAGCTTGAAATTAAGCAGTGTTTAGACACACATGCCAAGTCCAAGTGTGTTATTGTGACAACTCTTCTTCTTCCTTGTACCAACCCATCCAATGCTGTTCGCTCTACAAGTCCTCTCCCTCCAAAGAGTGCTGTTCAGTACTAGAATCTCTATCACACCACATATCGATAGGTTTTCCTTTATGATGTGCCACAGCTACTTCTTGGATTGGCCTCTTTTTCCTTCAGTCTTGAACTGTTGGACTCTTACCCACAGAGTTGTCAGGACAACTCTTTACATGACCAAATCATCCGAGTCtgcactctcttttttttttttgaactatGGATACCTTATGGACATTCCACACTCTGCCTTTCTTGCTTACACACACTCCTCCATCTCAACATTTGCTTTTCTGTGTAACAGACCATTTGCTCATGTTTCTTCTTTGTTGTCCAAAACTCAGCACAATACACTAAAACTGGATGAACCAACATTTTATAGACTTTCCCTTTTAATCACTggtatctttctctctctctctccatctgatCCAGGTATTTATTATTTTAGCTCTAATTTCATCCTCCATTTCTGCATTTTCCTGGATTCTGGAACCCTGATGCTTGAAATTGTGTTACTGTGAAACTTGTTACTGTGACAACATAGAAAGCAATGATACAATAGCTTCATGCACTGTGACTATTACAATAAACACGGCAGGCTGAATAAATTACCTATAGGTTTGATGGAGTTAGGCTAAAGTTTAGAAATGGTGAAAGCTAGTAACAGAGCCTAAGCAAGTAGTGGGTACAGCTGAAGTTTGAATTCTAGGCAAAGTGAATTGTTTAGAAAACTTGAGATAGATGTGAAGGAGATACTTTTGTCATTCAGTTAGTTTGCATAAGAGACTTTTAGATATAGATTTCaaaggagcagccgtgttagtctgtatctgcaaaaagaaaaggagtacttgtggcaccttagagactagccaatttatttgagcataagctttcgtgagctacagctcacttcatcggatgcattcagtggaaaatgcagtggggagatttatatacacagagaacatggaacaatgggtcttaccatacacactgtaaggagactgatcaggtaaggtgagctattaccagcagaagagcggagggtgggggggggggtgaggggttgccttttgtagtgataatcaaggtgggccatttccagcaattgacaagaacgtctgaggaacagtggggggggggggggggaataaacatgatgaaatagtctctaagatgccacaagtactccttttctttttttagatacAGATGGTCACAGACAAAGTCTGCATAATatataaaaaaccaaacaccagcAATATGCAGAAAAGTAATTAAGGAACACAGGACTCTTAGTATTTGAAATAAGATAAACCAGTAAAATTTAAATGATCAGATATAAAAATGGAAAGAAGGCTACTGTAGAGTGTAACATATCAACACATTAGATAACTCTGTAGTTTGAAATACACTGAGCAGCCAGTATTTTAACTGTTAAATGAAAGTCCTCTTTAAACTTGGAATAAGGTTAGGAGATAAGGAATGGACTTTTTTGTAGATATTCAAATGTATAGATTAGAAAGGAGAAATTTAACATATTGAGTGCAAGTCAAAACTCAGTTAAAATGGGAATAGAGTTTATTTAAAGTAATTAGAGGCATTTCTCTCACAGAAGCTGACAGTCTCTTTGTAAAGAGACAGAATGGAGGGAGATTTGCTAACTGTGTACAGAAAAGTAATTCtagaagtggttctcaaccagaggttcAGGGCCCCCTCGGGGGGGCCACGAAGAAGTTTCAGGGAGTCCaccaagcaggaccagtgttatacttgctggggcccagggcagaaagccaaagtctcactgcatggggctgaaaccTGAGGCCCTGAGCCCTACCACCTGTGGCTAAAGCAGAAGCCAGAGCAATTTAGCTTCACagtgccccctgtggcatggggcactgggcaattgccctgcttgctaccccttaatgctggccctggcttttatatgacGAAAACCcattgttgtggcacaggtgggccatggagtttttatagcaagtttggtgggcctcagaaagaaaaaagttgagaatccCTGCTCTAAAAGATTTAGACTTTGGAACTGAAACTTAGTTAAGGAATCAAACCAAAGATTTTAACGTTAGTTCTTTTAAGCAATAAACCAGATAATATCGTAAGGCAAGTGAAGTGAAGCGACCTCAACACTACACACAAGGTGTGAACAATAATTCTGGCAGTTACAGGTGACAGCATGCAGTTTAAAATTCACATCAAATCAGTTTTAGTTACAATGTTGTCAGATTAAAATCCTATAGCTTTGTCCAGTTATAATCTTTGGagaaagaaaaggcggacttgtggcacctgagagaccaacaaatttatttgagcataagcttttgtgagctacagctcacttcatcggatgcttttgctcaaataaatttgttagtctctaaggtgccacaagtacgccttttctttttgcggatacaaactaacacggctgctactctgaaaccgatctttggaaagtttttccccATCCTTAAGCTACTATAAGGTTCTATTTCTTTCCTACTTCTAGTATAATCTCTCTTTGTGTTCATATGGAATTAGGATATGTTAATATCTATGGATGTTGTTACATTTATTAATATGGGATTTCAACTCAAGGATAATGGTCTGGATTCATGGAACACAAATCTGAACTACAAAGGAGTTCAGAAATCTAGAAAGGCAGCATTTTCATGGTCCCAAGATGAATTCTGGCTTCCTTCAAAGCACAGAAATTCCCCATGGAATTCCCCCTTGCAGTAAACACTGACTTTAAAAATCTTTCCTATGCTGTAGAACAAAGTGGGAGTTCTCACCCTTCCTTTTGTTGTCTAAGTCTTTGGTGTGGTGGTGATttcttctttgtatttttgaCCTTCGGGAAAGCACTTTCTTTCCTCTGTTTGCTTACATTTGGAATTTTTGGACCTTTTAAGGTTCCAAACCCCAGGTTCTTGTCTATAAAGGATTTTAGTTAAAAGAAAATGTCTTGGAGAGCAAAGTCACTGAATACTGCTTACATGAACTCAAGGGCTCTTCTTGGATTGGGAAACCTCAGTGTTTGGAGCCTCAGGATTTAGAGTGGGGACTGGCTCTCTCTCAGTTGAAGAGAATCAAATCTCTTAGTGGAGAGAGAACAGATTCATAAACGGAGAGAGAACTGGCTCTCTCTTAGGGTTTAGCTGCACCACAACTGGAAATATGCTTCCGAACTTGGGTAGACTGACCCACGCTACCTCTGTtcgagctagcacactaaaaacacACCAGCTACGCACAGGAGGTGTCTccggctagctgcctgagtatgtATCCCATGCTACACTGCaactggaatgatttagttgatgATGCACAACATTAACTAGAATCTATGTCAGTCTCTCTTAGGTGTATTAGTTCTATAGGGCTAGCAGGAGTAAAAGCTAACTTTTATTACTAAACCTAGCAGAGGACTCTGAATACATACAAGGGGCATTTTCCGTTTCTTTTCTGACCAtaactgcattttaaatatttatatacaaGTTGTAGGCTGTTGCTATcataattctgatctcagtttggATGGGACAGAACTGTTATCTGTGCAGGCAAATCACGTGTTGCTTGTGAATTGCCTTATTAATAACTTCTGGGACAATGGTACACCATCTGTAGGCTGCATGCCACCAGCTGTCCATGCAACATTTCCCGGTGGTTCATAGAGCTGCTTCTGGTCTGAAGGCAAAACATCTCTTAGTCTATAAGAAGACACCTCCTTTCAGCTGCAGCCCAGTCCCATATGCTTAGAATTTCCAGAAacaattaatacatttttaataaagcctttaaaataaaattttaaaaagccttgTGTATTTTATAAGTAAAATCTGGCCATACTAGTGCTAATGTGGCTAGAACTTCATGAAATAAATGTTTACAATGCAGCTCCAAACCATGTGACACTCAACCGATAGATCTCTATCaggtgttcttacaactacaatacccacttgctgaagtgaagaaacagactgacagagccagaagagtacccagaaattacctactacaggacaggcccaacaaagaaaataacagaacaccactagctgtcactttcagcccccaactaaaacctctccagcgcatcattgaagatctacaacctatcctgaaggacgatccatcactctcacagatctttggagactgaccagtcctcacttacagacagccccccaacttgaagcaaatactcaccagcaaccacacaccacacaaaacagaaccactaacccaggaacctgtccttgcaacaaagcccgttgccaactgtgtccacatatctattcggggacaccatcatagggcctaatcacatcagccacactatcagaggctcgttcactgacacatctactaatgtgatatatgccatcatgtgccagcaaagcccctctcccatgtacattggccaaactggacagtctctacgtaaaagaataaatggacacaaatcagacgtcaagaattataacattcaaaaaccagtcggagaacacttcagtctctttggtcacttgattacagacctaaaagtggcaattcttcaacaaaataacttcaaaaacagactccaacgagagactgctgaattggaattaatttgcaaactggatacaattaacttaggcttgaataaagactgggagtggatgggtcattacacaaagtaaaactatttccccatgtttattcccccacacacactgttcctcagacgttcttgtcaactgctggaaatggcccaccttgattgtcactacaaaaggtccccccccccccccccccaaaacctgctctcctgctggtaatagctcaccttaagtgatcactctccttacaatggtaacacccattgtttcatgttctctgtgtatataaatctccccactgtattttccactgaatgcattcaatgaagtgagctgtagctcacgaaagcttatgctcaaataaattttgttactctaaggtgccacaagtcctccttttctttcaactggTTTGGGGTTTCATTACAGACTCATGCCTCAAATCAGCATCATCAAAAGCTGactatggctttaaaaaaaaaaaaattcaatccaGGATGGGCCAACTCAAAATTGTATATAAAACCATTCAAAATTGCTGATTTAGTCACAAAACCCAGGGAAATTCCATCTTTGTGTAAGAATTTTGAACTGACATTTGGGTTTTGCTCAAGCCCCAAACTCACTGTGAAAAGAGAAATGCTCATAACCAAAGTAAACATTCACATGTACCCCTGCTGACCAAACCAGTGTTTCATACATCTCTAAATCCTTCACTTCAATTATTCTTGCTTTTTTACTGCACATGGGAGATCCACCTCTAAAAGTCTACTCATGCCAGAGATATTCCAGCCCACTGCAGCCTCCTTAGTAACGTTGCCGTGTTCTGGTAAGCAATAAACTCTGCAGAAACACAGAGCACTCTCTGTCATACTGATATAACCCTTGTACTGTATTTCAGTTGCTATAGCAAGGCTATACAAAGCTTATTGTTTAAACAAAGTCCGAGAGGCCTGAAATATTTGAACGTGATTTAGAGTTGCATCTATACTAATCTGTTTAATAAAATCAAATGTCTGTAAGCAATAGTTAAAAGTTAAATGGCACAAGCTCAACAATTTATTAATAGTATGTTGAATTCTTCCCATACAAAGACCAGTAATTTACCAATATGCAGGgcataatgtttgtgttttgcaGTGAATTCTTCCTTTGGAATATTGCCTGGATGGAGAGCTGATACACTGAATTTACAAAAAGGGAAGCAAATATAATGGTTCAAAAGATTAAGGACTTGATTTGATTACATCAAATATCAGTACTTTTTTGTAATCTCTGGGTTTGTTTATATCTGTACATGCACGGAGTCAAATCCATTCCATAATTTGTTACTAACCTCCTTCTGCCcgcccacccacacccccaacaCAAGCAGTATCGGCACTGCTAGTGGTTTCACAGCTGTGGGATGTGACACCAAGATGTGGCAGAGGCTTCCAAAACACTACGTTACAAACCAGAGTATGGAAACTGTGCCTATTCTGTACTGTCCCACGCTTCATGGAGAAATTATCTACAAGTACATTAGCTCTTCTGCCATAGCAACTGGAAGAAGGGGCAGATAAGTTAGGCTAAAATATATGTCAATGCAAAAGGGCTACACAAGGTTCTCAGCATAAATTTTAGCCTCCCATTAAAGGCTTTAAGTGGGTTGGTCCTCTGCATTGGTGTGAATCTCACTCTTCGCATTTAAATTATAGCTAGCTGGATATACAGATTCAGGCCAGAAATGACTACTATgataatttacaaaaagaaaaggaggacttgtggcaccttagagactaacaaatttatttgagcataagctttcgta
Proteins encoded:
- the RGS1 gene encoding regulator of G-protein signaling 1; the encoded protein is MPGLFLPHNHPTELKEADCKLGEGKVHKRKQKAFGADLKSYLKSMVPHLESSIKSNSRNVTLSAEEVMQWSQSLEKLLASQSGQGAFREFLKSEFSEENIEFWLACEDYKKTKSDHLRDKAEKIYEEFVQIDAAKQINIDYHTRKATAKKAQDPTFTSFDEAQKTVYVLMERDSYPRFLKSEAYRNLLNTLQVNSVK